Proteins from a single region of Mumia flava:
- a CDS encoding Na(+)/H(+) antiporter subunit C, producing MTVNLVLIVVIGITFACGVTLMLERTLTRIVIGTLLVGNAVNLIFVVASGAPGRAPIVDESDPSPMSDPLPQALVLTAIVITLGVAAFLLALAYRAWQVEGDDEVQDDIEDRLIRRLAELDEASQSYESGVEGEPDEEGADAPAPAAPPRTQEPSAGSPAPTEEDER from the coding sequence GTGACCGTCAACCTCGTCCTCATCGTCGTCATCGGCATCACGTTCGCGTGCGGGGTCACCCTGATGCTCGAACGCACCCTCACCCGGATCGTGATCGGCACGCTGCTCGTCGGCAACGCCGTCAACCTGATCTTCGTCGTCGCGTCCGGCGCACCCGGACGCGCACCGATCGTCGACGAGTCCGACCCGTCGCCGATGAGCGACCCGCTGCCGCAGGCCCTCGTGCTGACCGCGATCGTGATCACGCTCGGGGTCGCGGCGTTCCTGCTCGCGCTGGCCTACCGTGCCTGGCAGGTCGAAGGCGACGACGAGGTCCAGGACGACATCGAGGACCGCCTGATCCGCCGCCTCGCCGAGCTCGACGAGGCCTCCCAGTCCTACGAGTCGGGGGTCGAGGGCGAGCCCGACGAGGAAGGCGCGGACGCACCCGCGCCCGCCGCGCCCCCGCGTACGCAGGAGCCGTCCGCCGGCTCCCCGGCACCGACCGAGGAGGACGAGCGATGA
- a CDS encoding Na+/H+ antiporter subunit D, producing MTVDSATSYLIPLPVLLPLLAAGLCLVLGHHARAQRVISFAALSTVVVIAGILVVAADRHGPQVVNVGGWPSRMGIVLVADRLSALLLLVSAIVTLCVLAYSVGQGIIEFGRDTPLSVFYPTYLVLVAGVSNAFLSGDLFNLYVGFEVLLAASYVLITLGGTGPRIRSGTTYVVVAVLSSVLFLVAIAATYAATGTVNLADLAVKLQEVPPGVRLVLQTLLLVAFAVKAAVFPLSTWLPDSYPTAPAPVTAVFAGLLTKVGVYAIMRTQTLLFPDSPLSSLLMWAALATMLIGILGAVAQSDIKRMLSFTLISHIGFLVFGVALATEAGLSGAIFYIVHHITIQTTLFLVTGLIEIRGASTSLEHLGGLARAAPFLAILFFLPAMNLAGIPPFSGFLGKVALMQAGVDQAGWLTYVLVAGGLATSLLTLYAIAKTWNRAFWKPRAEVPPEAAMTSGTKSGAPWGQRVPAAALDADRPEEVGTAVRRLPLAMVAPTVALVVAGTAITLVAGPLLAVTDRAAEQLRHREPYVTAVLDDGSGVP from the coding sequence ATGACCGTCGACTCCGCCACCTCGTACCTCATCCCGCTGCCGGTGCTGCTCCCGCTGCTCGCCGCGGGGCTGTGCCTCGTGCTCGGCCACCACGCCCGCGCGCAGCGCGTCATCAGCTTCGCGGCGCTGTCGACCGTCGTCGTGATCGCGGGGATCCTCGTCGTCGCCGCCGACCGGCACGGCCCGCAGGTCGTGAACGTCGGCGGCTGGCCGTCACGGATGGGGATCGTGCTCGTCGCCGACCGGCTGTCGGCGCTCCTGCTGCTCGTGTCGGCGATCGTCACGCTGTGCGTGCTGGCGTACTCGGTCGGGCAGGGGATCATCGAGTTCGGGCGCGACACCCCGCTGTCGGTCTTCTACCCGACCTACCTCGTGCTCGTCGCCGGCGTCTCGAACGCGTTCCTGTCGGGCGACCTGTTCAACCTGTACGTCGGGTTCGAGGTGCTGCTCGCCGCCTCGTACGTCCTGATCACGCTCGGCGGCACGGGCCCGCGGATCCGGTCCGGCACCACGTACGTCGTGGTGGCCGTGCTGTCGTCGGTGCTGTTCCTGGTCGCGATCGCCGCGACGTACGCCGCGACCGGCACCGTCAACCTGGCCGACCTCGCGGTCAAGCTCCAGGAGGTCCCGCCCGGCGTGCGGCTCGTGCTCCAGACCCTGCTGCTGGTCGCGTTCGCGGTGAAGGCGGCGGTCTTCCCGCTGTCGACCTGGCTGCCCGACTCGTACCCGACCGCCCCCGCACCCGTGACCGCCGTGTTCGCCGGCTTGCTGACCAAGGTCGGCGTGTACGCGATCATGCGGACGCAGACGCTGCTGTTCCCCGACAGCCCGCTGTCGTCCCTGCTGATGTGGGCTGCGCTCGCGACGATGCTGATCGGGATCCTCGGCGCCGTCGCGCAGTCCGACATCAAGCGGATGCTGTCCTTCACGTTGATCAGCCACATCGGCTTCCTGGTCTTCGGCGTCGCGCTCGCGACCGAGGCCGGCCTGTCCGGTGCGATCTTCTACATCGTCCACCACATCACGATCCAGACGACCCTCTTCCTCGTGACCGGCCTGATCGAGATCCGCGGCGCGTCGACGTCCCTGGAGCACCTCGGCGGGCTGGCCCGGGCAGCGCCGTTCCTGGCGATCCTGTTCTTCCTGCCCGCGATGAACCTCGCCGGGATCCCCCCGTTCTCCGGCTTCCTCGGCAAGGTGGCGCTGATGCAGGCGGGCGTCGACCAGGCAGGCTGGCTCACGTACGTCCTGGTCGCGGGCGGCCTGGCGACGAGCCTCCTGACGCTCTACGCGATCGCGAAGACGTGGAACCGCGCGTTCTGGAAGCCCCGGGCGGAGGTCCCTCCGGAGGCGGCGATGACCTCGGGCACCAAGTCGGGCGCGCCCTGGGGGCAGCGTGTGCCGGCGGCCGCGCTCGACGCCGACCGCCCGGAGGAGGTCGGCACCGCGGTACGGCGGCTCCCGCTCGCGATGGTCGCGCCGACCGTCGCGCTCGTCGTCGCCGGGACCGCCATCACCCTCGTCGCGGGGCCGTTGCTGGCCGTCACCGACCGTGCGGCCGAGCAGCTGCGGCACCGCGAGCCCTATGTCACCGCGGTCCTCGACGACGGATCGGGGGTGCCGTGA